Part of the Gammaproteobacteria bacterium genome is shown below.
ATGAACTAGCCAGAGTCGCGTTAGCGTTAACTGATGGTACTTTATTAAAAGAGTATTTAGTTTCAAATTAATAATCGCTATTTTTGCTCAGGTTTGATCTGAAGGTTCTGTGTTGATAACAGTATTTGTCGGATCAAGCTTGGCTTAATTTGTTTTCATCCGCTGGATAACTTCAGTCGTACAAGTATCAAAATTTAACCAACAGTTACCTCTGTTAGATTTTTGTGATTAAAGTTTATACTTCGCATCTTCCGGTAGTGCATTTAATTGGCTGTTAAGGCTTTTTTTAATAAAGTCAGTTGTTCATCTGTCACTAAATAATGATCCAATCGATTACCTGGTTTTTCCCATTCCTACTTAACGTAACAAGATCATAGATATAATGATCTATTGTTTATTTCTAGCCCTTGAATTAATTTACCTCTAGTAGCTTCTATTTATGGGGATATCTTTAATCGGGAAATTTTTTATGCTTTTAATTCAATTCTAACCCAGGAAATCTTGTTGTGATATTTTCATTTATGAATAATGAAGTGTAGTATTGCGTCTTTTTATAATTTAGATAGAAGCTGTTGATCTGCTTCGCACTAACTATCTTAATTCGTCAATGACGCTGTAAGTCAAGGAATGCCATAAAATGTTCAAAAAGCGCACTAAACTCTCTGAGTTGATTAAAAATGCTTTTAAAGTCGAAGCCCTTGAATCTAGGATTTTACTTTCTGGTGATCCTGTTTTTGGGGCCATGCAGGTGGCTAGCACTCGTTTATTTGAGCCTAGTGCACCACTTGATGCTTTTTCTGAACAATATACCTTAGCGAGTTTTAAACAATTTAATAATGTGGCACAGCAAACTTCTGGCTTTGAAAGACCGGAAGCGGACAGCGATTTTGTTGTTGATGACTTAGCCTTTAATGTCGCGAATATTACTACAGACCTTTATGTGTCTGGTGGTGAATTTATCATTGGCGCAACAGATACACTTGGTGGAAGCGGCTCTGTAAATTTAGATGTTACAAATGCTGGAAAACTGAGTCCTGGTTATTCGCCAGGTGTACAGAACTTTGACGATTTGACCAACACAGATACTTCAGAAATTACAATTGAACTGGCTGGTTTGGCAGCAGGTAGTCAATATGATCAAATTAATATTGCCAATAATTTAGTATTCGATGGTGCGCTTAGCATTGAATTATTAAATGGCTTTATCCCGGAAGTTGGCGATGAGTTTAGCATTATGACTTATGGCTCATCAGCTGGTAGCTTTGATAGCATTGCTGGTTTAGCAATCAGTGGTACCGATTTGTATCTTGATGTTGAAAAAACAGAAACAGAGTTAAAATTGGTTACCAAAGCAATCGGCAGTGCTTCTACTTTTTTAAATGAAATTTTAGGTAGCGAGCAGCAAAATACCTATGGCGAATTACTTAATATTGATTATTTTACGACTAACTCCTCTTCATATGACTTCATTGGTAATCTCGCCTTCTCAGGCTTCGAAATAAACGGCAATATCTCAGTCAGCTCCAACTCAAATTACTCCCTTCTTGATCCTCAAGGCACACTAATTGATTTATCCATTTTAAGTTTCAACGTCACTGAAGCTAACGCGACTTTTGAAATCGATGATGTTTTTACTTTAGAGTTAGCCGATTTTGACATCGGTTTAAGTTATTTAGTTACCGATGATTTAAATGATGATCGTAGTTGGTTTTTTGCTAAAGGTCAGACTGCAGATTTAAGTGTAGATT
Proteins encoded:
- a CDS encoding LEPR-XLL domain-containing protein — translated: MFKKRTKLSELIKNAFKVEALESRILLSGDPVFGAMQVASTRLFEPSAPLDAFSEQYTLASFKQFNNVAQQTSGFERPEADSDFVVDDLAFNVANITTDLYVSGGEFIIGATDTLGGSGSVNLDVTNAGKLSPGYSPGVQNFDDLTNTDTSEITIELAGLAAGSQYDQINIANNLVFDGALSIELLNGFIPEVGDEFSIMTYGSSAGSFDSIAGLAISGTDLYLDVEKTETELKLVTKAIGSASTFLNEILGSEQQNTYGELLNIDYFTTNSSSYDFIGNLAFSGFEINGNISVSSNSNYSLLDPQGTLIDLSILSFNVTEANATFEIDDVFTLELADFDIGLSYLVTDDLNDDRSWFFAKGQTADLSVDFSQAIHDASADVLDLSINPIIVGDFSLDNSDNESRLQLSGSAPLTVAEQTLPSEIDWILDPSNLNGNQTLSALVDAGSEDIVIVSNQLTITEELASSGAILAVKPIDVDRDILIGDLTSDSSFVESELLHIENSELAQLQDGFSAIVIGDYNVSSNIYIGDETQTSQDVVFTDNL